The Corallococcus caeni genome includes a region encoding these proteins:
- a CDS encoding poly-gamma-glutamate biosynthesis protein PgsC/CapC, with the protein MPLLSTLTLFPAYSLDTSILVAVLVGVLILALLTETLGWVFVGLVVPGYLASVFVIHPEAGCTVVAESLLTYGLALAFSSGLSRTGAWSEFFGRDRFFAVVLASVVVRAVSETWLLPVLGHWMDERWGTSFIVDRSLHSIGLVLVPLTANAFWKLKLRRGLWQVFVPVALTYVILRFVLLPGTNLSFSSLELMYEDVAQDFLSSPKAYIILLTTAFLAARFNLKYGWDFNGILVPALLALTWLEPLKLVATMAEVLLLVLAAKAVLSVPGLRTLNLEGPRKTVLVFCLGFLVKWTVGWAMGARIPGLKVTDLFGFGYLVPTLLAVKMLQKQVIARVLLPTLHTSLAGFLIGSLAGFGLSLIEPRPATALTADAPHEHVPGLGLDQSSLGVMVMGRATARESDVGGSLRLKHGDLRAYTGLWNGLDAWLESGRAEAVSSLRTQAVALGLELRELPKQDGGPARFALVERVEGDGKAGWDTSLLVPGAQGPVLEVPRPLTEAPSAEAAALLCERVSCRAIIVSGVDSHRAGLVLGDALAQSETPLRHAHDALSSRERVQLRVDPSLKPGQVVLHTPGGKAPQGLDALWPGAKVTEEAPPEPGGNWGEARVSVLRAGAFDLASLVLKQAQALAEPMTERDALGTLMVTPEVARVPAVQPSDAELLVLEQQVASPLLGGGTADVPVELRTRWAGAMAALMGLRVHPVTECAGAAGCWWVTDAEGTPGRLGAGLMVRPGGSPLALEVPSPAREAGTLPVAAEVWHESRATAMVFATASGDMPHPATFGELRTSFQAFHQAVHRALPKEQGWVLHLRGFSGRPSVDADVLVDVGSPVLTPAQRPADLEKLLSKEGPLGWLGQRVRYHDGSPELTGLNDASPQQVFSRTFGGARLATLWLSEPLRGAFVGPRLAAEELALTGLTPEEPRESPERALLADRLVAPTQPVSSALKEHFAELTASAERYVAQQNVHDLRALAQTKRVGNITRQVKSGYSAEYGLPFLLVEARQGKQVLRAVYFLQQHPSPAKRAELTAGDAELASTVDLALRHRRPVVLTGEVSREEARR; encoded by the coding sequence ATGCCGCTCCTTTCGACCCTGACACTCTTTCCGGCTTACTCCCTCGACACCTCCATCCTGGTGGCGGTGCTCGTGGGCGTGCTCATCCTGGCGCTCCTCACGGAGACGCTCGGGTGGGTCTTCGTGGGCCTCGTCGTTCCCGGCTACCTGGCCTCGGTGTTCGTCATCCACCCGGAGGCGGGCTGCACGGTGGTGGCGGAGTCGCTGCTCACCTATGGCCTGGCGCTGGCGTTCTCCAGCGGACTGTCCCGCACGGGGGCCTGGAGCGAGTTCTTCGGCCGAGACCGCTTCTTCGCCGTGGTGCTGGCCAGCGTGGTGGTGCGCGCGGTGAGCGAGACGTGGCTCCTGCCCGTCCTGGGCCACTGGATGGACGAGCGGTGGGGCACGTCCTTCATCGTCGACCGCAGCCTGCACAGCATCGGCCTGGTGCTGGTGCCGCTCACCGCGAACGCCTTCTGGAAGCTGAAGCTGCGCCGCGGGCTGTGGCAGGTGTTCGTGCCGGTGGCGCTCACGTACGTGATTCTGCGCTTCGTGCTGCTGCCCGGCACCAACCTGTCCTTCTCCAGCCTGGAGCTGATGTACGAGGACGTGGCGCAGGACTTCCTGTCCAGCCCCAAGGCCTACATCATCCTGCTGACGACGGCGTTCCTCGCCGCGCGCTTCAACCTCAAGTACGGCTGGGACTTCAACGGCATCCTCGTGCCCGCGCTGCTGGCGCTCACGTGGCTGGAGCCCCTGAAGCTCGTGGCCACGATGGCGGAGGTGCTGCTGCTGGTGCTGGCCGCGAAGGCGGTGCTGTCGGTGCCGGGGCTGCGCACGCTCAACCTGGAGGGCCCTCGCAAGACGGTGCTCGTCTTCTGCCTGGGCTTCCTCGTGAAGTGGACCGTGGGCTGGGCCATGGGCGCCCGCATCCCGGGCCTGAAGGTCACGGACCTGTTCGGCTTCGGCTACCTGGTGCCCACGCTGCTGGCGGTGAAGATGCTCCAGAAGCAGGTGATTGCCCGCGTGCTGCTGCCCACGCTGCACACGTCGCTGGCGGGCTTCCTCATCGGCAGCCTCGCGGGCTTCGGGCTGTCGCTCATCGAGCCGCGCCCGGCCACCGCGCTCACCGCGGACGCGCCGCACGAACACGTGCCGGGGCTGGGCCTGGACCAGTCTTCGCTGGGCGTGATGGTGATGGGCCGCGCCACCGCGCGTGAGAGCGACGTGGGCGGTTCGCTGCGGCTGAAGCACGGCGACCTGCGCGCGTACACCGGGCTGTGGAACGGGCTGGACGCGTGGCTGGAGTCGGGCCGCGCGGAGGCCGTGTCCTCGCTGCGCACGCAGGCGGTGGCGCTGGGGCTGGAGCTCCGGGAGCTGCCGAAGCAGGACGGCGGGCCCGCGCGCTTCGCGCTGGTGGAGCGCGTGGAGGGCGACGGCAAGGCGGGCTGGGACACGTCGCTGCTCGTCCCCGGCGCGCAGGGGCCCGTGCTGGAGGTGCCGCGTCCGCTGACGGAGGCGCCGAGCGCCGAGGCCGCCGCGCTCCTGTGCGAGCGCGTGAGCTGCCGCGCCATCATCGTGAGCGGCGTGGATTCCCACCGCGCGGGCCTGGTGCTGGGCGACGCGCTGGCGCAGTCGGAGACGCCGCTGCGCCACGCCCACGACGCGCTGTCCTCGCGGGAGCGGGTGCAGCTGCGCGTGGACCCTTCGCTGAAGCCGGGTCAGGTGGTGCTGCACACGCCGGGTGGCAAGGCGCCCCAGGGCCTGGACGCGTTGTGGCCGGGCGCGAAGGTGACGGAGGAGGCTCCGCCGGAGCCCGGTGGCAACTGGGGCGAGGCGCGCGTGAGCGTGCTGCGCGCAGGCGCCTTCGACCTGGCCTCGCTGGTGCTGAAGCAGGCGCAGGCGCTGGCCGAGCCGATGACGGAGCGCGACGCGCTGGGCACGCTGATGGTGACGCCGGAGGTGGCGCGCGTGCCGGCGGTGCAGCCTTCGGACGCGGAGCTGCTGGTGCTGGAGCAGCAGGTGGCCTCGCCGCTGTTGGGCGGCGGGACGGCGGACGTGCCGGTGGAGCTGCGCACGCGCTGGGCCGGCGCCATGGCGGCGCTCATGGGCCTGCGGGTGCACCCCGTGACGGAGTGCGCGGGCGCGGCCGGATGCTGGTGGGTGACGGACGCGGAAGGGACGCCGGGCCGGCTGGGCGCGGGGCTGATGGTGCGGCCGGGCGGCTCGCCGCTCGCGCTGGAGGTGCCGTCGCCGGCCCGCGAGGCGGGCACGCTGCCGGTGGCCGCCGAGGTGTGGCACGAGTCGCGGGCCACCGCGATGGTGTTCGCCACCGCTTCGGGCGACATGCCCCACCCGGCCACCTTCGGTGAGCTGCGCACGAGCTTCCAGGCGTTCCACCAGGCGGTGCACCGCGCGCTGCCGAAGGAGCAGGGCTGGGTGCTGCACCTGCGCGGCTTCTCCGGCCGGCCCTCCGTGGACGCGGACGTGCTGGTGGACGTGGGCAGCCCGGTGCTCACCCCGGCGCAGCGGCCGGCGGACCTGGAAAAGCTCTTGTCGAAGGAAGGCCCGCTGGGCTGGCTGGGGCAGCGCGTGCGCTACCACGACGGCTCCCCGGAGCTGACGGGCCTCAACGACGCGAGCCCGCAGCAGGTCTTCTCCCGCACCTTCGGCGGGGCGCGGCTGGCCACGCTGTGGCTGTCCGAGCCGCTGCGCGGCGCCTTCGTGGGTCCCCGGCTCGCGGCGGAGGAGCTGGCCCTCACGGGCCTGACGCCCGAGGAGCCGCGCGAGTCTCCCGAGCGCGCGCTCCTGGCGGACCGGCTGGTGGCGCCCACGCAGCCCGTGTCCTCCGCGCTGAAGGAGCACTTCGCGGAGCTGACCGCCAGCGCGGAGCGCTACGTCGCGCAGCAGAACGTGCACGACCTTCGCGCGCTGGCGCAGACGAAGCGCGTGGGCAACATCACGCGTCAGGTGAAGTCCGGTTACAGCGCCGAATACGGCCTGCCCTTCCTCCTGGTGGAAGCGCGGCAGGGCAAGCAGGTGCTGCGCGCCGTCTATTTCCTTCAGCAGCACCCGTCGCCGGCGAAGCGCGCGGAGCTGACCGCGGGTGACGCGGAGCTCGCGAGCACGGTGGACCTGGCGCTGCGACACCGCCGTCCGGTGGTGTTGACCGGGGAAGTCTCCCGCGAAGAGGCCCGTCGATGA
- a CDS encoding GNAT family N-acetyltransferase: MEESPITDAMLGERVPSLPRLKAVEPAPRGRVEPLCVEEVRSLPAFDALETEWNALVKRVDDQVFYRHEFVRCWLEHFATGARLRILAARNALGTLVAVLGLKEEQGHQYGLPVRQLSSLTNKHSCRFDLVAEEPKRAAVAFLSHLMGDPSWEVLRLSDVPEGGAAWELVHAAKGAGMPWGAWPSARSPYLALPSTVAAWTKGRSNAKPLRRRRRRLEEKGRVEVERVAGIEGLGSKLEEAFALEQSGWKAQEGTAIAQAEHRRGFYTGLARTAAERGWLGLYFLRLDGRPIAFQYGLEYGGRYLAMKPGYDEALAEVSPGHLLTESLVQDCIGRGLSELDLLGDDAPYKREWTEQVRQHHWLFIYRDTWMGQTLQRSKFRWAPVAKRMVGRWVRRR, from the coding sequence ATGGAGGAGAGTCCCATCACGGACGCGATGCTCGGGGAGCGCGTCCCTTCCCTTCCCCGCTTGAAGGCGGTGGAGCCCGCGCCGCGCGGGCGCGTGGAGCCCCTGTGCGTGGAGGAGGTCCGGAGCCTTCCGGCCTTCGACGCGCTGGAGACGGAGTGGAACGCGCTGGTGAAGCGCGTGGACGACCAGGTGTTCTACCGGCACGAGTTCGTGCGCTGCTGGCTGGAGCACTTCGCGACAGGAGCGCGCCTGCGCATCCTCGCGGCGAGGAACGCGCTGGGCACGCTGGTGGCGGTGCTGGGCCTCAAGGAGGAGCAGGGCCACCAGTACGGGCTGCCGGTGCGCCAGCTGTCGTCGCTGACGAACAAGCACTCCTGCCGCTTCGACCTCGTCGCCGAGGAGCCCAAGCGCGCCGCGGTGGCCTTCCTGTCGCACCTGATGGGCGACCCGAGCTGGGAGGTCCTCCGGCTGTCGGACGTACCGGAAGGCGGCGCGGCATGGGAGCTGGTGCACGCGGCGAAGGGCGCGGGGATGCCCTGGGGCGCATGGCCGAGTGCGCGCTCGCCGTACCTGGCGCTGCCCTCCACGGTGGCGGCGTGGACGAAGGGCCGGAGCAACGCGAAGCCGCTCAGGCGAAGACGCAGGCGTCTGGAGGAAAAGGGCCGCGTGGAGGTGGAGCGCGTGGCCGGAATCGAGGGCCTGGGGTCGAAGCTGGAGGAGGCCTTCGCGTTGGAGCAGAGCGGCTGGAAGGCGCAGGAGGGCACGGCGATCGCGCAGGCCGAGCACCGGCGCGGCTTCTACACGGGGCTGGCGCGCACGGCGGCGGAGCGCGGCTGGCTGGGATTGTATTTCCTGCGGTTGGACGGGCGGCCCATCGCCTTCCAGTACGGGCTGGAGTACGGCGGCCGCTATCTGGCGATGAAGCCGGGCTACGACGAGGCGTTGGCGGAGGTGAGCCCGGGGCACCTGTTGACGGAGAGCCTGGTCCAGGACTGCATCGGAAGGGGTTTGAGCGAGCTGGACTTGCTGGGGGACGACGCCCCCTACAAGCGCGAGTGGACGGAGCAGGTGCGGCAGCACCATTGGCTGTTCATCTACCGGGACACCTGGATGGGACAGACGTTGCAGCGGTCGAAGTTCCGCTGGGCGCCGGTAGCGAAAAGGATGGTGGGCAGATGGGTCCGACGGCGCTGA
- a CDS encoding serine O-acetyltransferase: MGPTALTFYRAAKRLQALQVPRLANVVATVGDRIHNSHVDTKAALHPTVELGYGGIGVIIAPGVEIGEKSFISQNVSLEPLPGRDGVPRVGRDVYIGVGAQILGPVTIGDGAKIGANALVLEDVAPGATVAGIPARELKRQEPPTGT; this comes from the coding sequence ATGGGTCCGACGGCGCTGACGTTCTACAGGGCCGCGAAGCGGCTCCAGGCGCTCCAGGTGCCAAGGCTCGCGAACGTGGTGGCCACGGTGGGCGACCGCATCCACAACAGCCACGTGGACACGAAGGCCGCGCTGCACCCCACGGTGGAGCTGGGCTACGGAGGCATCGGCGTCATCATCGCGCCGGGCGTGGAGATTGGAGAGAAGAGCTTCATCTCCCAGAACGTGAGCCTGGAGCCCCTGCCCGGACGCGATGGCGTGCCGCGAGTCGGCCGAGACGTCTACATCGGCGTGGGCGCGCAGATTCTGGGCCCGGTGACGATTGGAGACGGAGCGAAGATTGGCGCCAACGCCCTCGTGCTGGAGGACGTGGCGCCGGGGGCCACCGTGGCGGGGATTCCGGCGCGTGAGCTGAAGCGGCAAGAACCGCCCACGGGGACGTGA
- a CDS encoding esterase/lipase family protein, protein MVQVTRPSNTTSLPQTRVAPEAPARARGAQGFNAVVKGDSFSSAVPAGSQQVNALRLPIPWPGKGEADKIGWIQKAYPPAKDSTAEFMKLNQAVRAGQNVMPPEAKNCVFLAVGGLLSEAAPKQIYFDKNLDALEAQGLQVGRVPVDTDMGVEHNAAIVRQAVLEASKNGKQVVLIGHSKGGLDSAAALSMYPELKEHVRALVTIQSPYGGSPMAQDLLDNPLVRYGVGGAVEALGGSIQAGEDLTYDSRKKFLAEHPMPAGIPTVSMASTTANPTSPLFAMQEYMHQRYGVKSDGLVLPQDAFIPGSKSVTLSGLDHLDSTGTTLNPFKPYQPEDLTLSLVAMALNMPKGS, encoded by the coding sequence ATGGTCCAGGTCACGCGTCCTTCCAACACCACGTCGCTCCCCCAGACGCGGGTCGCTCCGGAAGCCCCTGCCCGGGCCAGGGGCGCGCAGGGATTCAACGCGGTCGTGAAGGGCGACAGCTTCAGCTCGGCTGTTCCGGCGGGTTCGCAGCAGGTCAATGCCCTGCGCCTTCCCATCCCCTGGCCCGGCAAGGGCGAGGCGGACAAGATCGGCTGGATCCAGAAAGCGTATCCGCCCGCGAAGGACTCCACTGCGGAGTTCATGAAGCTGAACCAGGCGGTGCGCGCGGGCCAGAACGTGATGCCTCCCGAGGCCAAGAACTGCGTGTTCCTGGCGGTGGGCGGGCTGCTCTCGGAAGCGGCGCCCAAGCAGATCTACTTCGACAAGAACCTGGACGCGCTCGAAGCGCAGGGCCTGCAGGTGGGCCGCGTGCCCGTGGACACGGACATGGGCGTGGAGCACAACGCGGCCATCGTCCGGCAGGCGGTGCTGGAGGCCTCCAAGAACGGCAAGCAGGTGGTGCTGATTGGCCACAGCAAGGGCGGCCTGGACTCCGCGGCGGCGCTGTCGATGTACCCGGAACTCAAGGAGCACGTCCGCGCCCTGGTGACCATCCAGTCGCCGTACGGCGGTTCGCCCATGGCGCAGGACCTGCTGGACAACCCGCTGGTGCGCTACGGCGTGGGCGGCGCGGTCGAGGCGCTCGGCGGCAGCATCCAGGCCGGTGAGGACCTGACGTACGACTCGCGCAAGAAGTTCCTGGCCGAGCACCCGATGCCCGCGGGCATCCCCACCGTGTCGATGGCCTCCACGACCGCGAACCCGACGTCGCCGCTGTTCGCGATGCAGGAGTACATGCACCAGCGCTACGGCGTGAAGTCGGACGGCCTGGTGTTGCCGCAGGACGCGTTCATCCCCGGCTCCAAGTCCGTGACGCTGTCCGGGCTGGATCACCTGGACTCGACCGGGACGACACTGAACCCGTTCAAGCCCTACCAGCCGGAGGACCTGACCCTCTCGCTGGTCGCGATGGCGCTGAACATGCCCAAGGGCAGCTGA